The nucleotide window AAAATATTGGACTATTCCCATACTTGAAATCACTATACCCAACAATATTATTAATAATAAAATCTTATGGATACTATCATCATCTAAATAAGAACCTACGATTGAACAAAACAATATCTTCATAATATACAAAAGAGAAAAAAGTATGCTTATGTACCATAATTCAGAAAACAATGAAGACAACAGGGTTGATAAAACCATAATTATCAATATTTTATTATGGGATAGATAGCTCCATATGATTCTTTCCTGCTTAAATAAAATCAATAAAACTATTAATATTCCAATAAAAAAATATGATGCAACTGGTAATATTGCACCTAGTATTAGTATCAATGCTATTAAGTACAAAATAATTTTGTTAAGTTTCATTGTATGCATACTCTCCTATGTATATAATTTTATTATTAATACAGCATTAAATCAATAGTAAAGGCTTCCTCATTTTTTTTTGAGGAAGCCTTTACTATTATAACAATTCTTCCATTTTGTTTACAAGATCTCCAAAAAGCTTTAGTGCTTTTTCAATAGGTTCAGGTGTAGTCATATCAACGCCTGCCTTCTTTAAAACATTTATTGGATAATCTGAGCTTCCACTTTTCAAAAATCCAATATAATCATTGACTGCACTTTCTCCTTCTGAAAGTATCTTCTGTGATAGAGCAATAGCAGCAGAAAATCCAGTTGCATACTGATATACATAAAAATTGTAATAGAAATGTGGGATTCTAGCCCATTCTATAGCTATTTCATCATCTACTATAATGTCTGGTCCATAGTATTTCTTGTTAAGCTCTTTATACGTTTCACATAGCCAATCTGCAGTTAGAGACTGACCATTTTCAACATGCTGATGAATAGCAAGCTCAAACTCTGCAAACATTGTTTGGCGATAAACAGTTCCTCTAAATTGCTCTAGGAAATGGTTAAGAAGATATAGTTCTTCATCTTTACTCTTCACCTTTTTAAGCATATTGTCCATTAGTAATGCTTCATTAGTTGTAGATGCAACCTCTGCTAGGAAAATACTATATCTACCATATACAAATGGCTGGTTTTTCTTTGAATAATAGCTATGAAGCGAATGTCCCAATTCGTGAGCTAATGTATATACATTATCTAGTGTATCTTGATAATTCAATAATATAAATGGATTAGAGTCATAGGTTCCCCATGAATATGCACCACTTCTTTTTCCTCTATTCTCATACACATCAATCCATCTAGATTTTAATCCTTCTTCTACTATGCTTACATATTCTTCTCCAAGTGAATTTAAGCCCTCTAGAACCATTTCTTTTCCTTCTTCATATGGAATCTTCATATCTACATCCTTTACTATAGGTGTATATAAATCATACATATGAAGCTCGTCTAAGCCTAAAGCCTTCTTTCTCAAGGCTACATATTTATGTAATGAATCTAAGTTATTACTTACGGCTTTAATAAGATTGTGATAAACTTCAGCTGGTATGTTATTCTCATTTATTGAAGCTTCAAGGGCATTATTATAATTTCTAAGCTTTGAGTAGAAAATATTCTTCTTTACATTACCACTTAAGGTTGCTGCAAATGTGTTTTTAAACTTATAGAAGGTATCATAAAAGGCTTTGAAGGTATCATGTCTTACCCTTCTATCCTTGTTTTCCATTAATGGAATATAACTTCCATGAGTTATTTCAACATCATTTCCACTTTCATCCTTAATTGAAGGGAACTTCAAATCAGCATTGTTTAACATTCCATATACTGTTTCTGGCGAGACTGCTATTTCTCCTGTTTGAGCCAATATTGCTTCTTCTCTTGGTGAAAGAACATGTTTTTTCTTTCTCATAATATTGTCTATGCTGTGAGAATAAACCTTAAGCTCTTCTTTTTCTTGGAGATAGCTGTTTATCTTTTCACCGTCCATCATAAGAATTTCTGGAACTATAAAGGAAATACTTTCCTCTGCTTCTACCATTATTCCAGTTGCTCTATCTGTTAAAGCCTGGTATTTGCTGTTTCTAGTGTCTTCATCCTGCTTCATCTTTGCATATGTATATATATTTCCAACTAGTCTAGAGATTTCGTCATGTAGAGATAGTGCTTCAAATAAGGTTTCACTACTGTGGTCAAGCTGACCTTTGTATTTCTTAACCTCGTTGAAAAGGCTCTTTACCTTTTTAAAGTCTTCTTCCCAGGCTTCATCACTTACATATAGTGAATCTAAATCCCATTTATACCTAAGTTCAACATCTGCTCTTTCTCTTGGCTGTTTTAATTTATTTTCCATATTCATCCCTCCTTATGTTATATATATATTCTATACTTTTTCAATATTTTTTTCCATACTAAGCTAATTTATAAGATTAAAGTTTTACATTAACCTTGAAATATCTCATAAATACTATGTTTAATACTTATTGTTAAACCTTAACATCAACCTGTTCTACTTCCTTTAAAAACATTATCAGGCATCCAGCAGTTGTTCTCTGAGAAAGAGGTAATGAACAACGAGTTATTTTATAAAATCTAATTTGATCATCTTTTATTTTTTTGAACTGCTTATGAATTCTTAAAGCTACTTTAGTATTAAACCTTACATATTCTCCTATTTCATCAAATGTTATAGGCTTATCCTTAGTCCTAAATGTTTTTACCTTATCATAGGATATTTTAACAAAGTTTTCATATTGCCTATGATTGTCTAAAAGCCTTATGTTTACATGTTGAGGTATGGTAAGGTCTTGTATTATATGAACACAAGCCCCCAAGTAAAACATCGACTCTTCAATATGGTTTTCTCTAAAGCTTTGTACTGCTATTTTATAATATTTTTGAGTTAGCTTAAGAGCATTTCCATGGCCATATAGTCCTTTTTTCTTTTGAGGATTATAAAAATGGTTTATACTTTTAAAATCCTGATCTGCCCATACTGCTCCCTTGTTTATTTCTTCAATTTGCTCTGAGTACAATTTGAATTCATTATCATATCTGTATTCTTTTAGTAAATTAAGTGCATGTATATTGATAAATTGATGAACCTTTGCTTCTGTTTTTATCACAGTTTTTTTAAATGGATTTACTGCTTTTAATATGCTTCTAAAGGCTTTGCCATAATATATTTCTATAGCTTTCATAATATCTTCCTTTGCAATATAATATTCTTCATTTCTATGATGCCCAAAAAACAAAAAAAGAAGATTAACTTTTACATTAATCTTCGATATTTTAAATTAAATATTAATAAAATACGGTCACAAATTTAATTGAATACAAGTCACAAATAAGGAGATCATCAGTTCTGCTTTCCCTCATGACTATATGATCTATTCCTACATCTACAAGTATTCCCTCTCTATCTAAAAACATATTAGTTCCAAGAATAAACTCAGCCTTTATAGGTCTTCCTATTACAGTTTTTAAATAGCCCTGTATATATTCTTTGTCCATAACTGGTGGACCTGGTTGTTGAGGCATTGTACCTGTAGGTGGTTGAGATGGGACTGGCTGAACCCCTGGAGTGCCTGTTGGTGGTAAGCTTGGCTGTACACCAGCCCAAGGTGGAACACCTATAGGGTTATAAACAGTTCCTGGAGGATACATACATGGGGGCATCATTGGTGCTGCAGGTATCATATATTTATTGTTATCACCATTTTGTTGATTTCTCATAAAAACCCCTCCCTTTACGTGCTACTATATAGTTGTGTTGGGTCATAGAAGCAATGCTGACCTATTCTTGAGTTCCATGTCCCTGAGCCATTATAGGGAAATGTCCTTGGACAGTTTGGGACAAATGGATTCATATACCATAAGCTTCTACCAATGTTCCAAAGCTTATTTCCTGATAAAGCCCAATCTGCTATCTGATAATGAATATCCTCTGGAGGATTAGCCCAGATAGTCTGTGGATTAGTTCGCCCTCCTATAACACTTCTCATACAGTCAAATTGACCTTGTTGATTTATTACTTTTCTTAAGTCTCCTTGGCATACTCTTCTATATTCACCATCTGGTACATGGACTCGATTCATTACTACTGTGGCTACTGCTTTCATTCCAGTGTCTCCTTCTCCACCAGATTCGCATCTTATGATTCTAGCTAATAACTCTCTTTCTGAATACGCCATTGTGCCACCTCCCTTGTCTTTTGCTACTATTAATATATTTAAGTCCGTCCGTATTTGCTACAAAAAAATAAGGAGGTATAAATACTCCTTACTTTTTATTTAATACCTGTATTGCTTTTTTCATTAAATCTCCTGCTATTGGTGCTGCTTCAGTTCCTCCTGTTTTGCCGCTGTTTTCTATAATAACTACTACTGATACTAGTGGTTCATCTGCAGGTGCAAAGCCTACAAACCAAGCATGTTCTTTGCCTGTTTCGTTTTGTGCAGTTCCTGTTTTCCCAGCTACCTTTATGTTTTTAATTCTTGCTTTTTTTCCTGTACCTTTTTCTACAGTTTGAATCATCATTTCTTTTAGTCCTTGAGATACTTCCACGCTAGTCGCTTTTGATAAGATTTCTGTTTTACTGCTTTTTAATACTTTACCTTCATTATTTACTATTTCTTTTACTAGTATGGGCTTTACAATATCCCCATTATTAGCTATTGCTGAAGCTACCATGACCATATTTAAAGGAGTGACTAAAAGCTTCCCCTGACCAATTGCAGAAGCTCCAAGTTCTGGCTTATTGCTTATCTTTTCAGGAAAAATAGATTTAGCTGTTCGTAGGTCAAAGGGTATATTACTATTAAGCATGAATTTTTCTGAGGTTTTTCTAAGCTTATCTTCTCCCAGCTCAAGGCCTATTTGGCTAAAGGCAACATTACAAGATTGAGCTAAAGCTTCCCCTAAGTTGATTTCTCCATGTGCACTTCCTTGATAATCCTTAAGAATATATCCGTCTATATTTATTGAGCCTTCACAGTTATAAGTCTCAGATATCTTATCTCTTTCTAAGGCTGCTGCTGCAACTATTATCTTAAATATAGAGCCTGGAGTATAAACACCCATAGTTGCTCTATTTAATAAGGGACTATCTTCACTTGAAACGATATCCTCCCATTTTTCCTTTAAATTTGAGGGATTGAATGAAGGACTGCTTACCATTGCATATATCTCACCATTCTTAGGATTCATAAGCACTATTGCACCTTTTTTCCCATTAAGTAATTTGTATGCATAGCTTTGAATGTCATGATCTACAGTTAATATAAGGTTGTTTCCTAAGGCTTCACCATCTGTTAAAATGTTTTTCAATTCTTCAATAGGGTTCATGTCTTTTAATCCAAGTAGCTCTTTATTATAAACTGATTCAATTCCAGATTTACCATACTCTTTATAGCTATACCCTATTATATGACTGTATATCTCACTATACTTGTAGGCTCTAGCCTGTGTTCCATCCCTTTTCTCGCTACTTACTAGTACAACTCCTTTTCTGTCTGCTATATTACCTCTCAAGATATTCTCTTCATTAATCCATTGTCTTTTGTTATAGCTATTCCCCACTATTTTATCAGCAGTAAATATTTGAAAATAGCTAATATATAATATTAAGCTAATAAACATAGTACATAAAACTATTAGCAACCTAATTATCCTCTTGACTTCTGTGTTCATCTTCTTCCTCCTGTTCTATATCAAGCTCTTCAGAAGCAACCTGCAAAATCCCTAGAGCAGCAAAGCTAGATACTAATGAGCTTCCTCCATAGCTGACAAAAGGTAGTGTTAGTCCTGTTAGTGGAATCATTTTTATAACTCCCCCTAATATAATAAAAGCTTGATATCCTAGCATGGAGGTTATGCCTAATGCTATTATTCTGAAAAATTTATTTTGTTGAGAAATAGCTATCTTTAGTCCTCTGTATACTATTAGAAGAAACAAAAGAATTACTGCAATACCTATGAATATACCCATTTCCTCACATATTGCTGAAAAAATAAAATCATTATGGACTAATGGTATAAATTCAGGATGACCAAGACCAATTCCTGTACCAAAAAATCCACCTGATGCAATAGCAAATAAGGATTGAGTTATTTGATAGCCTTTCCCATCAATAAAAGCCCAAGGATTTAACCATGTCTCTACCCTAACCTTAACGTGGTTAAAGATAAAATAACTTATAAAACCTACAAATACAGCTCCTATCATATTGTATATTATCAATCTTCTATCCTCTTCATACACATACAACACAGTCATAAATAAAAGGAAAAAAATCAATGCAGTTCCTAAATCCTTTTGTATAAATAAAAAGCCAATATGTGCATAGACTACAGCTAAAAAAATAAGCTTATTGTTATATTTTTCTTTGTACACATAATAAGAGGCAAGAGAAAATACAAACAACAATTTAATCATTTCTGCAGGTTGAAAGCTAAAGCCATAGATAATTATCCAGTTTGTAGCACCTCTATTTGTAGTGCCAAAAATTAATGTAGCTAAAAATAAAAATAATGATGCTCCTAAATAAAAATAAAGCATTTTATCCCATTTTCTTATGTTTTTAACTATGAAATAAGACAAGAAAAATACTACTATTCCTACTCCAAACCAAATTGTTTGTCTAAAGCCAAATGCTGGGTTTATTCTGTAAATCATAATAATTCCAATACTAATCAGCATAGTAACTATTAGAAAAATATAGCTATCTCCATTTGAAATCTTATATAGAAGAAAGCTAGATAAATATATAGTTAATATTAATAGCACCGCTGAGTATAGAATGTTCTTTCCAATCCCAGCATTAAAAGTAACTAAAAGCAACAAAGCTAATATATTTATTATCATTAAAAGGTTCTGTGGTGCTTTATAGCTAAAAAGTTTTTTAATCAATACTAACACTCCTTAGTCTCCTTTTACAAAGAGAAACTCTACCTGTCCAAACTTTATTCTATCGCCATCCTTTAGCTTTACAACGTCTTCTACCTTTATATCATTAACTAAGGTTCCATTTACACTATTTAAATCTTCTAAGAAAAATTCATTTTCATCAAGAGAAATTTTAGCATGATTTTTAGAAATATAGGGATCTCTTAGAACAATACTATTTTGAGTTCCTCTTCCAATTGAGACGTCTTTTTCTAATACATATACTTCTCCAATTTTAAAAGATAAGGTATCCTTTCTGTTTATAAGCTTTAAATAAGAGGTTCCGTCGCTAATTGCTCCTCCCATACTCTTAATATCTAGGTATATCATTCTTATTATTCCTATAATGAATAGATAGATTAGCAATATGAGTAAATATCTAAACATTAATGAAAGTAAACTAAACACTAAACCACCACCATAAGCATATTGTCCTTATGCTACTAATCTATCATAAAGCATGGACTTTTAAAATACTTATTATAAAGCCAATAATGAGTATTCCCCAATTATCCCTTCGTAATCTTATATATATTATAATTTGTCATTAATTTTGAAGTACTATAAAATAAGATTACGTCTACATTTATGTTAAATGCTATAATAATATAAATTAAATAATATTATTTGCTAAATAGTAATTTGTGTAAGAGAGAAAGGAGTGTTTTTATATGGACAAAAGACTTTATCGTTCAAGAGATAACAGAATAATTAGTGGGGTTTGTGGTGGATTTGCAGATTATTTCCAGATGGATCCTGTTATTGTAAGGCTAATATGTGTATTGCTGTTTTTCGCAAAAGCTATTGGGGTTCTAGCATACCTATTATGCATGATTATTATTCCTGAAGCACCTTTAGGATATAGAAAAGAAGAGCATGGTGGAAATATAAATTCAGATTCAACCCAGTGGTATACACAAAATAATCAAAAGTCAGAAAAGGATTATGAAAGAAATAGAAGAATTTTTGGTCTTATTTTAATTGGATTAGGTGTTTTTGTCTTTGCAAGAAAGCTATTTGTTTGGTTTGACTATGTTAACTTTGGGGGCATTCTCCTAGTCCTTGTGGGATTATATATAATATTCAAGGGAAGAGGAGGAACAGGTAATGAAGAAAAGTAATATTACCTTGGGGATAGTTATAGTATTCATTGGAATATTTTTATTGCTTAACAATTTAAATCTAATTCAATGGTCCATAATTGATGTGGCACTTGATTTATGGCCTTTGGTTTTAGTAGCTGTTGGAGCATCTATAGTTTTTAATAGTGATAGAACTATAAAGACCATAATCTGGGTTTTGTTCTTCCTTATAATCATAGGCTATGGATTTTATCTACAGTATAAAGCCTCTGAGCTAAACTCTAATCTTAACAATAATATAGGTGTTGAATACACAATTGAAAGTAATATTAAATCATCAATCTTAAATCTAGATCTTGCTGCTGTTGACTTAAACCTTAATCCTTCAGAAAGCTTTTTGTTAGATGGATTTGTTGGTAGTCCAGATGTTAAGAAAAATGTTGAGTATTTTAACAATGGAGAAATTGCAAAGTTTACTTTTAAAGAAAATGTTACAAAAATGTTTTGGGGAAGAAGCTTTAACAATAAGAATAGCTACAAGGGTAATTTTTATCTTAATGATAAAATCTTCTGGGATATTAATGGCCATATTGGTGCCGTAAAAGGTAATATGGATTTAAGAAATCTAATGGTCAATAATATTGATATGGAATTTGGTGCTGGTGATTTAAAGCTGCTTTTAGGAACTAATGTCCCAAACTTAAATGTGGAAATTGAAGCAGGGGCAACAAATATTGATTTAGTTGTTCCAAAGGACTTAGGAGTAAGAGTGAAGCTTGAAGGCGGATTGAAGCACAGCAATCTTAAGGAATTAAATTGGAAGCTTATAAATGGCTGGTATGTTTCTCCTAACTATGAAGCTGCTTTATCTAAGGCAAGCATAAATATTGAAATAGGAGTAGGAAATTTAGATATAAAAGTTGAATAAAAAAAATTTCAGTATACTCTCTTCTTTAAAAATGCATTTTTAAGGAAAGAGAGTTTTTTTGTTGAAATAAAAGTATGAGAACATATTGCCCATGGATTACCTTTACTAAGAAGCTATTAAATGGTAAAATTATTTAAAAGAATATTCATTAGTCACCAACTACTTAACAGGAGGTCTCTATGGATACTAGAGCATTATATGAAAATATATATGATAAGCTAGTAAAAACTTTACTTCATGAAGGTTTTATAAATAGCTTTTCATTAAACAAAAAAAAGATTAGTGAGTACATATCAGATGAGTCATTTAAAAGCAAGGTCTACAGCTTAGCTCAAAAAAAGGATTTTAGCTGTTCTTCAGTACTTGACCTTTGTCAAGGCTTATTTGAACTAATAGATAATATTAACAAGCCCAATAACTGGCTAAATTATGCATACCAATATGCCCTTAATAAATCCTTTTCTAATGCTGTTGAGATAAGCTTTGAACCAATGTTTGAATCTCGGGTCAACCTTTATTTAAAGGTACTTCATGATATTTCTGAAATTGAAAAAACAATAGACACTGATACCTTTATAGGTACATATCCGCTTATTTTCCTACAATCTGAAGAAGAAAAAAGCTCCGTTAACTACTCCTCTGAGTACATGATATTTAAAAAAGCTTTCAATCAAAATTTTGTTTATGAAATGATGAAGCTACATCAAGAGCTGACTAATCATAATACTCTTGAGCATATTTGTGGTGTTCATTATTTAGCATTACATATAGGAAAACAGCTACAAAATAAGAAGCTTCCTATTGATCTTGAAAAGGTTTCAGGTGCTGCAGCTGGTCATGATATTGGGAAATATGGCTGCAGCAGAAAAGAGCTTGAAAAAGTTCCTTACCTGCACTATTACTATACTGACCAATGGTTTAAAAAATATGACATACATTATATAGGCCATATTGCTACATACCACTCTACTTGGGATCTAGAACTAGAAAACCTGCCTATAGAATCTCTAGTCCTAATATATTCTGACTTTAGAGTAAAAAACATGGAGCTTCCTAATGGTAATAGGAATATGCACATTTATTCCTTGAAGGATTCATTTGAAATAATATTAAATAAATTAGACAATGTAGATTTAGAAAAAGAAAATAGATATAAAAGAGTTTACGCAAAGCTAAAGGATTTTGAGGATTATATGATAAGCTTAGGAATAAATATAGACTTAGAAGAAATAATCATTTCGGAGCAAAAGAAAAAACATGTTTCATTAATGCAAGGTCAAGAAATAGTGGATAATATTAAATACAAAGCTATAAATCATAATATACACCTAATGAATATCTTTAGAAATGAAGCATCTTTAAATACTATTTTAGAAATGGTTGCTAGTGAAGGTGATTGGAAAAAACTTCGTGGATATATTAATATTTTTGAGG belongs to Proteiniborus ethanoligenes and includes:
- the pepF gene encoding oligoendopeptidase F, producing MENKLKQPRERADVELRYKWDLDSLYVSDEAWEEDFKKVKSLFNEVKKYKGQLDHSSETLFEALSLHDEISRLVGNIYTYAKMKQDEDTRNSKYQALTDRATGIMVEAEESISFIVPEILMMDGEKINSYLQEKEELKVYSHSIDNIMRKKKHVLSPREEAILAQTGEIAVSPETVYGMLNNADLKFPSIKDESGNDVEITHGSYIPLMENKDRRVRHDTFKAFYDTFYKFKNTFAATLSGNVKKNIFYSKLRNYNNALEASINENNIPAEVYHNLIKAVSNNLDSLHKYVALRKKALGLDELHMYDLYTPIVKDVDMKIPYEEGKEMVLEGLNSLGEEYVSIVEEGLKSRWIDVYENRGKRSGAYSWGTYDSNPFILLNYQDTLDNVYTLAHELGHSLHSYYSKKNQPFVYGRYSIFLAEVASTTNEALLMDNMLKKVKSKDEELYLLNHFLEQFRGTVYRQTMFAEFELAIHQHVENGQSLTADWLCETYKELNKKYYGPDIIVDDEIAIEWARIPHFYYNFYVYQYATGFSAAIALSQKILSEGESAVNDYIGFLKSGSSDYPINVLKKAGVDMTTPEPIEKALKLFGDLVNKMEELL
- a CDS encoding zinc dependent phospholipase C family protein encodes the protein MFFGHHRNEEYYIAKEDIMKAIEIYYGKAFRSILKAVNPFKKTVIKTEAKVHQFINIHALNLLKEYRYDNEFKLYSEQIEEINKGAVWADQDFKSINHFYNPQKKKGLYGHGNALKLTQKYYKIAVQSFRENHIEESMFYLGACVHIIQDLTIPQHVNIRLLDNHRQYENFVKISYDKVKTFRTKDKPITFDEIGEYVRFNTKVALRIHKQFKKIKDDQIRFYKITRCSLPLSQRTTAGCLIMFLKEVEQVDVKV
- a CDS encoding cell wall hydrolase gives rise to the protein MAYSERELLARIIRCESGGEGDTGMKAVATVVMNRVHVPDGEYRRVCQGDLRKVINQQGQFDCMRSVIGGRTNPQTIWANPPEDIHYQIADWALSGNKLWNIGRSLWYMNPFVPNCPRTFPYNGSGTWNSRIGQHCFYDPTQLYSST
- a CDS encoding peptidoglycan D,D-transpeptidase FtsI family protein codes for the protein MNTEVKRIIRLLIVLCTMFISLILYISYFQIFTADKIVGNSYNKRQWINEENILRGNIADRKGVVLVSSEKRDGTQARAYKYSEIYSHIIGYSYKEYGKSGIESVYNKELLGLKDMNPIEELKNILTDGEALGNNLILTVDHDIQSYAYKLLNGKKGAIVLMNPKNGEIYAMVSSPSFNPSNLKEKWEDIVSSEDSPLLNRATMGVYTPGSIFKIIVAAAALERDKISETYNCEGSINIDGYILKDYQGSAHGEINLGEALAQSCNVAFSQIGLELGEDKLRKTSEKFMLNSNIPFDLRTAKSIFPEKISNKPELGASAIGQGKLLVTPLNMVMVASAIANNGDIVKPILVKEIVNNEGKVLKSSKTEILSKATSVEVSQGLKEMMIQTVEKGTGKKARIKNIKVAGKTGTAQNETGKEHAWFVGFAPADEPLVSVVVIIENSGKTGGTEAAPIAGDLMKKAIQVLNKK
- a CDS encoding FtsW/RodA/SpoVE family cell cycle protein; protein product: MIKKLFSYKAPQNLLMIINILALLLLVTFNAGIGKNILYSAVLLILTIYLSSFLLYKISNGDSYIFLIVTMLISIGIIMIYRINPAFGFRQTIWFGVGIVVFFLSYFIVKNIRKWDKMLYFYLGASLFLFLATLIFGTTNRGATNWIIIYGFSFQPAEMIKLLFVFSLASYYVYKEKYNNKLIFLAVVYAHIGFLFIQKDLGTALIFFLLFMTVLYVYEEDRRLIIYNMIGAVFVGFISYFIFNHVKVRVETWLNPWAFIDGKGYQITQSLFAIASGGFFGTGIGLGHPEFIPLVHNDFIFSAICEEMGIFIGIAVILLFLLIVYRGLKIAISQQNKFFRIIALGITSMLGYQAFIILGGVIKMIPLTGLTLPFVSYGGSSLVSSFAALGILQVASEELDIEQEEEDEHRSQEDN
- a CDS encoding FHA domain-containing protein; translation: MFRYLLILLIYLFIIGIIRMIYLDIKSMGGAISDGTSYLKLINRKDTLSFKIGEVYVLEKDVSIGRGTQNSIVLRDPYISKNHAKISLDENEFFLEDLNSVNGTLVNDIKVEDVVKLKDGDRIKFGQVEFLFVKGD
- a CDS encoding PspC domain-containing protein, which encodes MDKRLYRSRDNRIISGVCGGFADYFQMDPVIVRLICVLLFFAKAIGVLAYLLCMIIIPEAPLGYRKEEHGGNINSDSTQWYTQNNQKSEKDYERNRRIFGLILIGLGVFVFARKLFVWFDYVNFGGILLVLVGLYIIFKGRGGTGNEEK
- a CDS encoding LiaI-LiaF-like domain-containing protein, which encodes MKKSNITLGIVIVFIGIFLLLNNLNLIQWSIIDVALDLWPLVLVAVGASIVFNSDRTIKTIIWVLFFLIIIGYGFYLQYKASELNSNLNNNIGVEYTIESNIKSSILNLDLAAVDLNLNPSESFLLDGFVGSPDVKKNVEYFNNGEIAKFTFKENVTKMFWGRSFNNKNSYKGNFYLNDKIFWDINGHIGAVKGNMDLRNLMVNNIDMEFGAGDLKLLLGTNVPNLNVEIEAGATNIDLVVPKDLGVRVKLEGGLKHSNLKELNWKLINGWYVSPNYEAALSKASINIEIGVGNLDIKVE